One genomic segment of Arcobacter porcinus includes these proteins:
- a CDS encoding ABC transporter ATP-binding protein, translating into MKNFFKQYAPFYKNYILEIIFGIIGIILVAAATAGTAYAIQPLLDDIFINKDIEMLYIMPVIIILLYVAKGFGGYLQAYFVSFIGQDITRIVRDGLFGHILKLDYIFFQKIHSGELVSRIINDINRIQRAVSNSLAELIREALTIFALIALVIYRSPELAFYGLVVLPLAFYPLALLAKKMKKLSFKSQESNSDITASLNESFNNIEIIKANSSEDLEKKKFTMLNMIFFKYNMKAVKTNELTSPVMEILGSLAFATVVLVGGMKVINGELTTGEFSSFIAALFMLYTPIKRISKLYNSMQDAIAANERIMDMFKIKAKIIGGKQEILKDIKNINFSNVSLFYDDFEALKKINLEANKGEIIALVGDSGGGKSSFINLIPRFYDISSGKISINNLDIKEFNLKTLRENISIVTQRVYIFNDTIASNVSYGQELDEVKVVESLKKAHAYDFVMSMKKGIHTTLDEAGTNLSGGQRQRIAIARALYKDPKILILDEATSALDNASEEIVSKVIEEVSSDKITFVIAHRLSTIKNATKIAVFKNGEIINIGKYNELLESCEEFKRLHNSANI; encoded by the coding sequence ATGAAAAACTTTTTTAAGCAGTATGCACCATTTTATAAAAACTATATATTAGAGATAATCTTTGGAATTATTGGAATTATACTTGTAGCTGCTGCAACAGCTGGAACAGCGTATGCAATTCAACCTTTATTAGATGATATTTTTATAAATAAAGATATAGAAATGCTTTATATTATGCCTGTAATTATTATTCTTCTTTATGTTGCAAAAGGATTTGGTGGATATTTACAAGCATACTTTGTATCTTTTATTGGTCAAGATATTACAAGAATTGTAAGAGATGGTTTGTTTGGTCATATTTTAAAACTAGATTATATATTTTTCCAAAAAATTCATAGTGGAGAGCTTGTAAGTAGAATAATAAATGATATAAACAGAATTCAAAGAGCTGTTTCAAACTCTTTAGCAGAATTAATAAGAGAAGCCTTAACAATATTTGCTTTAATTGCTCTTGTAATTTATAGATCACCTGAACTAGCTTTTTATGGTTTAGTTGTTCTTCCACTTGCATTTTATCCTCTTGCACTTTTAGCAAAAAAGATGAAAAAACTATCTTTTAAATCTCAAGAGAGTAACTCTGATATAACTGCTAGTTTAAATGAATCTTTTAATAATATTGAAATAATTAAAGCAAATAGTAGTGAAGATTTAGAGAAGAAAAAGTTTACAATGCTTAATATGATTTTCTTCAAATACAATATGAAAGCAGTAAAAACAAATGAACTTACCTCTCCTGTTATGGAAATTTTAGGAAGTTTAGCTTTTGCAACGGTTGTTTTAGTTGGAGGAATGAAAGTAATAAATGGAGAGCTTACAACAGGAGAATTTAGTTCATTTATAGCAGCACTATTTATGCTTTATACTCCTATAAAAAGAATCTCTAAACTATACAATAGTATGCAAGATGCTATTGCTGCAAATGAGAGAATTATGGATATGTTTAAAATCAAAGCAAAAATAATTGGTGGTAAACAAGAGATTTTAAAAGATATAAAAAATATAAACTTCTCAAATGTATCTCTTTTTTATGATGATTTTGAAGCACTTAAAAAGATAAACCTAGAGGCAAACAAAGGTGAGATAATTGCTTTAGTTGGAGATAGTGGTGGAGGAAAATCATCTTTTATAAATCTAATTCCTAGATTTTATGATATTAGTAGTGGAAAAATTTCTATAAATAACTTAGATATAAAAGAGTTTAATTTAAAAACATTAAGAGAAAATATAAGCATAGTTACACAAAGAGTATATATTTTTAATGATACTATTGCTTCAAATGTATCTTATGGTCAAGAGTTAGATGAAGTTAAAGTTGTAGAATCACTAAAAAAAGCTCATGCTTATGATTTTGTAATGAGTATGAAAAAAGGTATTCATACAACTTTAGATGAAGCTGGAACAAACTTAAGTGGTGGACAAAGACAAAGAATCGCTATTGCAAGAGCTTTATATAAAGATCCAAAGATATTGATTTTGGATGAAGCAACTTCTGCTTTAGATAATGCAAGTGAAGAGATTGTAAGTAAAGTTATAGAAGAAGTTAGCTCAGATAAAATTACTTTTGTAATTGCCCATAGATTAAGCACTATAAAAAATGCAACAAAAATTGCAGTGTTTAAAAATGGAGAGATTATAAATATTGGTAAATATAATGAGCTTTTAGAAAGCTGTGAAGAGTTTAAAAGACTTCACAATTCAGCAAATATTTGA
- a CDS encoding quinone-dependent dihydroorotate dehydrogenase, producing MLSYETLKKILFKFEPETAHNFAEFGLKFLGNCKLARNYYEKKNFIEDKLLEQELFGRIFRNPIGLAAGFDKNASMIKGMRSLGFGFTEIGTVTLVPQNGNPKPRLFRHPDEKSLQNAMGFNNLGSHKVLKNLKKVYPFYIPIGVNIGKNKNTPEEFAISDYKNLIKKLEAYADYLIINISSPNTPNLRDLQNENFISELFSMVKTLTKKPIFLKIAPDMDVEVAINLCEVAIQKGASGIIANNTTIDYSLVKNPQNFGGLSGECLKEKSSEFFEKIASKLYGKTTLISVGGISSAQDAYERIKNGASLVQLYSSLIFEGPSLAKNINLELIELLKKDGYSNISEAIGANFKK from the coding sequence TTGTTAAGCTATGAAACTTTAAAAAAAATACTATTTAAATTTGAGCCAGAAACAGCTCATAACTTTGCCGAATTTGGATTAAAATTCTTAGGTAATTGTAAATTAGCTAGAAACTATTATGAAAAAAAGAACTTTATAGAGGATAAACTTTTAGAGCAAGAGTTATTTGGAAGAATATTTAGAAATCCAATTGGTCTTGCTGCTGGTTTTGATAAAAATGCCTCTATGATAAAAGGTATGAGATCTTTAGGATTTGGTTTTACAGAAATAGGAACAGTTACTTTAGTACCACAAAACGGTAATCCAAAACCAAGACTTTTTAGACATCCAGATGAAAAATCTCTACAAAATGCTATGGGTTTTAATAATTTAGGTTCTCATAAAGTTTTAAAAAACTTAAAAAAAGTATATCCTTTTTATATTCCAATTGGTGTAAATATAGGGAAAAACAAGAATACACCTGAAGAGTTTGCTATAAGTGATTATAAAAATTTAATCAAAAAACTAGAAGCTTATGCTGATTATTTAATTATAAATATATCAAGCCCAAATACTCCAAATTTAAGAGATTTGCAAAATGAAAACTTCATAAGTGAACTTTTTTCTATGGTAAAAACTCTAACAAAAAAACCAATTTTCTTAAAGATTGCTCCTGATATGGATGTTGAAGTTGCTATAAATCTTTGTGAAGTTGCTATACAAAAAGGTGCTAGTGGAATTATTGCAAATAATACAACGATAGATTACTCTTTAGTAAAAAATCCTCAAAACTTTGGTGGATTAAGTGGAGAGTGTTTAAAAGAAAAATCTTCAGAATTTTTTGAAAAAATTGCTTCTAAACTTTATGGAAAAACTACTTTGATAAGTGTTGGTGGTATTTCAAGTGCACAAGATGCTTATGAAAGAATAAAAAATGGTGCATCTTTAGTTCAACTATATTCTAGCTTGATTTTTGAAGGTCCAAGTTTAGCAAAAAACATAAACTTGGAATTAATTGAGTTATTAAAAAAAGATGGTTATTCAAATATAAGTGAAGCCATTGGTGCTAATTTTAAAAAATGA
- a CDS encoding M16 family metallopeptidase, whose product MSANSLPNYYTKTLKNGLEVVAIPMENNSNVVSVNIFYKVGSRDEVMGKSGIAHMLEHLNFKSTKNLKAGEFDEIVKGFGGVNNASTSFDYTHYYIKTSSKNSDKSLELFAELMQNLNLKDDEFQPERDVVAEERRWRTDNNPMGYLQFRLFNTAFIYHPYHWTPIGFMDDIKNWTIEDIKDFHSTYYQPENAIIVVSGDIKKEEVFSLSKKHFENIKNRKSVPKTIHTVEMEQDGERRVNIYKNSSVQMLAKSYHIPNFEHKDQVALSALSQLLSSGKSSILQKELVDKKPLANSIYAYNLELKDSGVFIFMAVANENIDALKIEKEILGIIAKIQAGKVSKKDLEKIKINTKADFIYSLESSSDVASLFGNYFVRGNINPLLDYEKELEKLTTEDIVNVAKKYLNSKNSTTLILKQED is encoded by the coding sequence ATGAGTGCAAATAGTTTACCAAACTACTATACAAAAACATTAAAAAATGGTTTAGAAGTTGTAGCAATTCCTATGGAAAACAACTCAAATGTAGTTTCTGTAAATATTTTTTATAAAGTTGGAAGCAGAGATGAAGTTATGGGGAAAAGTGGAATAGCTCATATGCTTGAACATCTTAACTTTAAATCTACAAAAAATCTAAAAGCTGGTGAATTTGACGAGATTGTAAAAGGTTTTGGTGGAGTAAACAATGCTAGTACAAGCTTTGATTATACTCACTACTATATAAAAACTAGTTCAAAAAACAGTGATAAATCTTTAGAACTATTTGCTGAGCTTATGCAGAATTTAAATTTAAAAGATGATGAATTTCAACCAGAAAGAGATGTTGTAGCAGAAGAAAGAAGATGGAGAACTGATAATAACCCAATGGGATATTTGCAGTTTAGACTGTTTAATACAGCATTTATTTACCATCCTTATCACTGGACTCCAATTGGTTTTATGGATGATATTAAAAACTGGACAATTGAAGATATAAAAGATTTTCACTCTACTTATTATCAGCCAGAAAATGCAATTATTGTTGTTTCAGGTGATATAAAAAAAGAGGAAGTTTTTTCATTAAGTAAAAAGCACTTTGAAAATATAAAAAACAGAAAAAGTGTTCCAAAAACAATACATACAGTTGAAATGGAACAAGATGGAGAAAGAAGAGTTAATATTTATAAAAATTCTAGTGTTCAAATGTTAGCAAAAAGTTATCATATTCCAAATTTCGAACATAAAGATCAAGTTGCATTAAGTGCTTTATCTCAACTTTTAAGTAGTGGAAAATCTTCAATTTTACAAAAAGAATTAGTAGATAAAAAACCATTAGCAAATAGTATTTATGCCTATAATTTAGAGCTAAAAGACTCAGGTGTTTTTATTTTTATGGCTGTTGCAAATGAAAATATTGATGCTTTAAAAATAGAAAAAGAGATTTTAGGTATAATTGCAAAAATTCAAGCAGGGAAGGTATCAAAAAAAGATTTAGAAAAAATCAAAATTAATACAAAAGCTGATTTTATTTACTCACTTGAAAGTTCAAGTGATGTAGCTTCTTTATTTGGAAATTATTTTGTAAGAGGAAATATAAATCCTCTTTTAGACTATGAAAAAGAGTTAGAGAAGCTAACAACAGAAGATATTGTAAATGTTGCAAAAAAATATTTAAATAGTAAAAATTCAACAACTCTTATTTTAAAACAAGAGGATTAA
- the dapA gene encoding 4-hydroxy-tetrahydrodipicolinate synthase, with the protein MENIQGSITALITPFKNGKVDLEKYESLIKRQIANGVDAVSPVGTTGESATLSHQEHKECIEVAVATCKNTNVKVLAGAGSNATSEACDIAKFAQSVGADAILSIAPYYNKPTQEGLYIHYKTIAQSIELPFMLYNVPGRTGVDLLPQTAIRLYDDVKNIFAIKEATGSLDRATSIISQREDFMVFSGDDSVDFPMLASGAKGIVSVTSNLVPDLKSKIVNSIFEDDYKTALKIHNDLFELNQALFCESNPIPIKAAMYLAGLLDTLEFRLPLTSPSKETITKLENLLKKYEVKK; encoded by the coding sequence ATGGAAAATATTCAAGGTTCTATTACAGCACTTATAACCCCATTCAAAAATGGAAAAGTGGATTTAGAAAAATATGAATCACTAATAAAAAGACAAATTGCAAATGGTGTAGATGCTGTTTCTCCTGTTGGAACAACTGGTGAAAGTGCTACTTTATCTCATCAAGAGCATAAAGAGTGTATTGAAGTTGCTGTTGCAACTTGTAAAAATACAAATGTAAAAGTTCTAGCTGGAGCTGGTTCAAATGCTACAAGTGAAGCTTGTGATATTGCTAAATTTGCACAAAGTGTAGGAGCAGACGCAATTTTATCTATAGCACCATATTATAATAAACCAACTCAAGAGGGTCTATATATTCACTATAAAACAATAGCGCAAAGTATTGAACTTCCTTTTATGCTTTATAATGTTCCAGGAAGAACAGGAGTTGATTTATTGCCACAAACAGCAATTAGACTTTATGATGATGTAAAAAATATATTTGCAATAAAAGAAGCAACAGGTTCTTTGGATAGAGCAACTTCTATTATATCTCAAAGAGAAGATTTTATGGTGTTTTCAGGAGATGATTCAGTTGATTTCCCTATGCTTGCAAGTGGAGCTAAAGGTATAGTTTCTGTTACATCAAATTTAGTTCCAGATTTAAAATCAAAAATTGTAAATAGTATTTTTGAGGATGATTATAAAACTGCTTTAAAAATTCATAATGACTTATTTGAATTAAATCAAGCACTATTTTGCGAAAGCAATCCAATTCCAATAAAAGCAGCTATGTATTTAGCAGGTCTTTTAGATACTCTTGAATTTAGACTTCCATTAACAAGTCCAAGTAAAGAGACAATAACAAAATTAGAAAATTTATTAAAAAAGTATGAGGTAAAAAAATAA
- a CDS encoding enoyl-ACP reductase — protein MNSFMKGKTLVISGGTKGIGKECVYKFAQNGVNVAFTYNSNADVANDICSDVETKFGVKCKAYPFNILEPEKYSELFEEIDKDFDRVDFFISNAMIYGRAVVGGYGKFMKLKPRGLNNIYTATVNAFVCGAQQAAKRMQKVGGGAIVSLSSTGNLVYIENYSGHGTNKAAVEAMVRYAATELGEFNIRVNAVSGGPIDTDALKAFTNYEEVKQKTTELSPLNRMGQPEDLAQSCYFLCTQDASWVTGHTLIVDGGTTFR, from the coding sequence ATGAATAGCTTTATGAAGGGAAAAACTTTAGTTATTTCTGGAGGAACAAAAGGAATAGGTAAAGAGTGTGTATATAAATTTGCACAAAATGGTGTAAATGTAGCTTTTACATATAATTCAAATGCAGATGTTGCAAATGATATTTGTAGTGATGTTGAAACAAAATTTGGTGTAAAATGTAAAGCTTATCCATTTAATATCTTAGAACCAGAAAAATATTCTGAACTTTTTGAAGAGATAGATAAAGATTTTGATAGAGTTGATTTCTTTATTTCAAATGCTATGATTTATGGAAGAGCTGTTGTTGGTGGATATGGTAAATTTATGAAACTAAAACCAAGAGGTCTAAATAATATCTATACTGCAACTGTAAATGCATTTGTATGTGGAGCACAACAAGCTGCTAAAAGAATGCAAAAAGTTGGTGGTGGAGCAATAGTATCTCTATCTTCAACAGGAAACTTAGTTTATATTGAAAATTATTCAGGTCATGGTACAAATAAAGCTGCTGTTGAAGCAATGGTTAGATATGCAGCAACAGAATTAGGTGAATTTAATATTAGAGTAAATGCTGTTTCAGGTGGTCCAATTGATACAGATGCTCTTAAAGCATTTACAAATTATGAAGAAGTAAAACAAAAAACTACTGAATTGTCTCCATTAAATAGAATGGGACAACCAGAAGATTTAGCACAATCATGTTATTTCCTATGTACTCAAGATGCTTCTTGGGTAACTGGTCATACATTAATTGTTGATGGTGGAACAACTTTTAGATAA
- the pgsA gene encoding CDP-diacylglycerol--glycerol-3-phosphate 3-phosphatidyltransferase, whose protein sequence is MKKSLNLPNSLALFRIALAPLLLWFLIDRANPLFENWHPSWFDYFAGLIFIIASVTDFFDGFIARAWNQMTKLGGILDPLADKMLVLSGFLGLMVLDRASAWAVFLILSREFFITGLRVVAVAENKNVASTMAGKIKTVVQMFAIGFLIMNWPYATAILWLAVILTIYSGFEYTRDYFKA, encoded by the coding sequence ATGAAAAAAAGTTTAAATCTACCAAACTCTTTAGCTCTATTTAGAATAGCCTTAGCACCTTTGTTGCTTTGGTTTCTAATAGATAGAGCAAACCCTCTTTTTGAAAACTGGCACCCATCTTGGTTTGACTATTTTGCTGGATTAATTTTTATAATAGCTTCTGTAACAGATTTTTTTGATGGTTTTATAGCAAGAGCTTGGAATCAAATGACAAAGCTTGGTGGAATTCTTGATCCTTTGGCTGATAAGATGCTTGTACTTTCTGGTTTTTTAGGTTTAATGGTACTTGATAGAGCTAGTGCTTGGGCTGTTTTTTTAATACTTTCAAGAGAGTTTTTTATAACTGGTCTTAGAGTTGTTGCTGTTGCTGAAAATAAAAATGTAGCTTCAACAATGGCTGGAAAAATAAAAACAGTAGTTCAAATGTTTGCTATTGGATTTTTAATAATGAATTGGCCGTATGCAACAGCTATTTTATGGCTTGCAGTTATTTTGACAATTTATTCAGGATTTGAATATACTAGGGATTATTTTAAAGCTTAA
- the rseP gene encoding RIP metalloprotease RseP: MGTITFLLVLSFLVFFHELGHFLAARYFGVKVETFSIGFGKQIYAKYWAGTTWQIALIPLGGYVKMKGQDDTKPISNEIGNDSYNTKKPWQRIIILFAGPFANFLLAFLLYLFMANLGATVFSAKIGNIQENSPAFYAGIKANDEIIRINDKDIESWDDIGKIITSTQGALQFFIKRDNQIILKTIAPHISDSKNMFNEDIKKRMIGISPKGETKILKLSFLESISFAYEKTIFASTMIFQGVQKLISGVIPSSEIGGVITIGKVISDASESSFIALLAITALISVNLGVLNLLPIPALDGGHIMFNLYEMIVRRKPSDQVFIFLTIFGWVILGSLMILGIYNDINRIFINN, encoded by the coding sequence TTGGGTACTATTACTTTTTTACTTGTTTTATCATTTCTAGTTTTTTTTCATGAGTTAGGTCATTTTCTAGCAGCAAGATATTTTGGTGTGAAAGTTGAGACTTTTTCTATTGGATTTGGTAAACAAATTTATGCGAAATATTGGGCTGGAACAACTTGGCAAATTGCACTTATTCCTCTTGGTGGATATGTGAAAATGAAAGGTCAAGATGATACAAAACCAATTTCAAATGAGATAGGAAATGACTCTTATAATACAAAGAAACCTTGGCAGAGAATTATAATTTTATTTGCTGGACCTTTTGCAAATTTTTTATTAGCATTTTTACTATATCTTTTTATGGCAAATTTAGGTGCTACAGTATTTAGTGCAAAAATAGGAAATATTCAAGAAAATTCACCTGCATTTTATGCTGGAATAAAAGCAAATGATGAAATTATAAGAATAAATGATAAAGATATAGAATCTTGGGATGATATTGGAAAGATAATTACTTCAACACAAGGTGCTTTACAGTTTTTTATAAAAAGAGATAATCAAATTATTTTAAAAACAATTGCTCCTCATATTTCAGATAGTAAAAATATGTTTAATGAAGATATTAAAAAACGAATGATTGGAATCTCTCCAAAAGGTGAAACAAAAATATTAAAACTAAGTTTTTTAGAATCAATATCTTTTGCATATGAGAAAACTATTTTTGCTTCAACAATGATTTTCCAAGGTGTTCAAAAACTAATTTCAGGAGTTATTCCTTCTAGTGAAATTGGTGGAGTTATTACAATTGGTAAAGTAATAAGTGATGCTAGTGAAAGCTCTTTTATAGCTTTATTAGCAATAACAGCACTAATTTCTGTAAATCTTGGAGTATTAAATTTACTTCCTATTCCTGCACTTGATGGTGGGCATATTATGTTTAATCTATATGAGATGATTGTAAGAAGAAAACCTAGTGATCAAGTTTTTATATTCTTAACAATTTTTGGTTGGGTTATTTTAGGAAGCCTTATGATTTTGGGTATTTATAATGATATAAATAGAATTTTTATAAATAATTAA
- a CDS encoding YggS family pyridoxal phosphate-dependent enzyme, with protein sequence MDKSIATKNLNDLITKVEAARLRVSEHHIVKIVGVSKYSSSDDIKILYESGQRAFGENKVQDLKEKSETLDELPIEWHFIGTLQKNKINNLIDLNPTLVHSLDSFELALELNKKLEAKNKKLSCLLQINSSYEDSKSGVDPKNAIDIYKNILSKCPNIVLKGVMTIGAHSEDENEIKKSFDITKNIFDSLNEYGVQYCSMGMSKDFELAISCGSNLIRVGSTLFKV encoded by the coding sequence ATGGATAAAAGTATAGCAACAAAAAATCTTAATGATTTAATAACAAAAGTAGAAGCAGCTAGATTAAGAGTTTCAGAACATCATATTGTAAAAATAGTTGGTGTTTCAAAATACTCTTCAAGTGATGATATAAAAATATTATATGAAAGCGGACAAAGAGCGTTTGGAGAAAACAAAGTTCAAGATTTAAAAGAAAAAAGTGAAACTCTTGATGAACTTCCAATAGAGTGGCACTTTATAGGAACTTTGCAAAAAAACAAGATAAATAATCTTATTGATTTAAATCCAACTTTAGTTCACTCTTTAGATTCATTTGAACTTGCTTTAGAATTAAATAAAAAACTTGAAGCAAAAAACAAAAAACTATCTTGTTTACTTCAAATAAACTCAAGTTATGAAGATAGCAAAAGTGGTGTAGATCCTAAAAATGCAATAGATATTTATAAAAATATATTATCAAAATGTCCAAATATAGTTTTAAAAGGTGTTATGACTATTGGTGCACATAGTGAAGATGAAAATGAAATTAAAAAAAGTTTTGATATTACAAAAAATATTTTTGATTCATTAAATGAGTATGGAGTACAATATTGTTCTATGGGTATGAGCAAAGATTTTGAACTAGCAATCTCTTGTGGTTCAAATCTTATTAGAGTTGGTTCCACTCTATTTAAGGTTTAA